A stretch of the Plasmodium berghei ANKA genome assembly, chromosome: 10 genome encodes the following:
- a CDS encoding glycerophosphodiester phosphodiesterase, putative — MNTYNILVIFAVLYVQIQYDMGRVKTAIIGHRGSGTSTTGGTSIYPENSLYSFKYARDSGIQGIELDAWLTKDNKVIIIHGTDDNGIYNTLSCTDGNENKHIEDMTAEEIQSYHFKEPWLIENENLFDSKSENNIKDRIRFFNLGESIKTQKRKEYLESRRVYLNMQENEQIEHLFKEHILKKNINMKDDENSLASIFQDTKSTHYNSEKINDNMTEEEFIENIACIHCKNLYIHYIQKTNYDLKTKILFFKFLSKFYYAPLLIDVLNLYKKDLSYDIELKGTNEKLGEYVLDILENYKDYKIKISSFNWLLQGNEPEFNNTYNDFRDYPKYNRNKIDQIKAVSNNRLNIPIALLFSDDEPLPNVSDIMQTLNYYNAEWAHFSFKLRKQPLFINCDNSKVDIITEEFIKLLHKNGKKVMIYWGTEDQDEYSDMLYYINMKVDSICPNRIDIAKTALQNS, encoded by the coding sequence atgaatacatataatatattagttATATTTGCTGTTTTATATGTACAAATACAATATGATATGGGGCGAGTTAAAACTGCAATCATAGGCCATAGGGGTTCTGGAACAAGTACTACTGGAGGGACTTCTATTTATCCAGAAAATTCTCtttattcttttaaatatgcTAGGGATAGTGGAATACAAGGTATTGAATTAGATGCATGGCTTACAAAAGATAACAAagtaattattattcatgGAACAGATGATAatggtatatataatacactATCATGTACTGATGGgaatgaaaataaacatatagaAGATATGACTGCAGAAGAAATACAATCATATCATTTTAAAGAACCATGGTtaatagaaaatgaaaatttatttgattcaaaatctgaaaataatattaaagatCGAATAagattttttaatttaggAGAAAGTATTAAAAcacaaaaaagaaaagaataTCTTGAATCTCGTCgtgtttatttaaatatgcaagaaaatgaacaaatcgaacatttatttaaagaacatatattaaaaaaaaacataaatatgaaagatgatgaaaataGCTTGGCTAGTATATTTCAGGATACTAAAAGCACACATTATAAttcagaaaaaattaatgacAATATGACTGAAGAAGaatttattgaaaatatagcTTGCATTCATTgcaaaaatttatatattcattatattcaaaaaacaaattatgatttaaaaacaaaaattttattttttaaatttttatcaaaattcTATTATGCACCTTTATTGATTGATGtcttaaatttatataaaaaagatttATCTTATGATATCGAATTAAAAGgaacaaatgaaaaattaggTGAATATGTTTTAGATATattagaaaattataaagattataaaataaaaattagtTCATTTAATTGGTTATTACAAGGAAACGAACCcgaatttaataatacatataacgATTTTAGAGATTAtccaaaatataatagaaataaaatagatcAAATAAAAGCAGTATCAAATAATCGTTTAAATATACCAATtgctttattattttcagaTGATGAACCATTACCAAATGTTAGTGATATTATGCAAACtttgaattattataatgcTGAATGGGCccatttttcatttaaattaagaaaacaaccactttttataaattgtGACAATTCTAAAGTTGATATAATTACAGAAGaattcataaaattgttacataaaaatggaaaaaaagtTATGATATATTGGGGAACTGAAGATCAAGATGAATATAGCGATATGCTATATTACATTAATATGAAAGTTGATTCTATTTGTCCTAACAGAATTGATATTGCAAAAACTGCATTACAAAATTCATAG
- a CDS encoding WD repeat-containing protein 65, putative, whose protein sequence is MYLEKKKEEIYLAKAIYAYGINLNVHNPFLLLDDNSIFYSIGTNGVVHNIIDKSQRFILSDENCYSIICLSISDDKKLLALGEISINKPFICIFTNKYKFIKKLILNISDNESKIMNISFSSKNKYLYCITNGFTKSLFLCYDWFSGKLIFSKIFPFYEFNKNCEIFLNNKNSSYIGLISTFVKNDLNNETNEDKLFDGGKELPDVGIDICMGSGEVIHSDSRCDNNMNKASHQLGRNIFLYHYTNENLTEIKIKNKKLDKINNTYTYCCWINDGILLLINKENYLIFYNIKKKLLKIYKDHIASSEILKVTCLSNGFILYDSNYIYFYECSNDNVDDGLNYLLKYYIHFNYNNLFNEYSLISSCERFIYFIGQDGHIKKLDIKRDQICLSNSNVKNPHLVKFSRGQNLEKGLEKGGEKNGEKSKTKIESIENNDIIASGKYETLGSELIKEKDDENSEYLVKYSTKDEGRNIETVLNNISSAKINDFDVCMKCPLIILCYNDNTIKIINYKKKKLVISNSFNNEPLKLSIHCSGHLLLVSFTDRLRLFHILYNKLKIKKELFLKNCSCCKFSNGGNLMAVSKISTIYIYKTYTYNILFVLKSHVNYITDIIWSHNDFTIFSIGKDGYLFEYSLYNNGNKNIEIMHKDKQFLSIDLETIDTSGNVGDVNNRLNNYNDMEQIKYDSEYKNNKNLKTNNVKSIYLSCNDKTIKQLCDSKIECVLESEYEINKILLYKNIFLICSYYNGFFSRIRFYVLPLCGIYLEIPCHISNCVNLKLDFNKELLFSCSKNGEVYIFSIEQIENCILFPRNLASINNISSEKVKQITSQDKKSCEEREINDQNKNENDNKYNVNTCTNISKLENTITLNDKLEVGSEKMSISDLAKDKNCNYNNTKIIIIEDNDKNLNNNGKDKNEESQDINSDDTLDGNREINYSFAIYDLNNKSKYIFDDVEKESNDILIDFCYVEKKNNELLDLEKKIKNLKNQMELEMKNKESIYKNMIKKLKKEKDLELKNLMKINKNIIKEKEKMENKCKESLFELEEKHIYFVNQLNSQFYLTNKICEEKFLKIEEEFDLYKKNTTLELLELKKEHEIKMNLLIQEKNDEIQKKDECLQKSEEKYEQMKKEKDQYIKEIEDDVDEEILLLTKKYEEEIDNLKKDKYDLLGKFKLHEYIENELNEGINLEKDKFLKKCIMIKRMEENIESLKLDIKNLNDNIKSKDTEIDGKNKEIDNLKKRNREFEKLKIVLSQKIKDLESTLSPKDSEIKVMKDKIDEMSKCFENNHKKTINLQIEINEHKMKIKSLHDDVLNYNKRIGNYEKILKNLQDHIKECYLHLHDKKIFNSSFLNLYNKFHKINDVQNYDTKNVFSEYIRQKEYLENMIQVLKDKLEKETEAYRIEKIKMMNENSLLLKEINDLKMDLNFLKSEFHDAKLKNRKNRF, encoded by the exons atgtatttggaaaaaaaaaaagaggaaatatatttggCAAAAGCAATATATGCTTATGGAATAAATTTGAATGTGCATAATCCATTTCTTTTATTGGATGATAATTCGATTTTTTATAGTATAGGAACCAATGGAGTAgttcataatattatagACAAAAGTCAAAGGTTTATATTAAGTGATGAGAATTGTTATAGCATTATATGCTTAAGTATAAGTGacgataaaaaattattagcATTAGGAGAGATATCTATTAATAAAccatttatatgtatatttacaaataaatataaattcattaaaaaattaatattaaatatatcagATAATGAAAgtaaaattatgaatatatctttttcttcaaaaaataaatatttatattgtataaCTAATGGATTTACAaaaagtttatttttatgttatgATTGGTTTTCTggaaaattaatttttagtaaaatttttcctttttatgaatttaataaaaattgtgaaatttttttgaataataaaaattcttCTTATATAGGATTAATATCAacttttgtaaaaaatgatttgaATAATGAGACAAATGAAGATAAGTTATTCGATGGTGGAAAGGAATTACCAGATGTAGGAATAGACATATGTATGGGTTCTGGGGAAGTTATCCATAGTGATAGTAGATGTGATAATAACATGAATAAAGCTAGTCATCAATTAGGAAgaaacatatttttgtaccattatacaaatgaaaatctaacagaaataaaaataaaaaataaaaaactcGACAAAATTAACAATACCTATACATATTGTTGTTGGATAAATGATGGTATTTTGTtactaataaataaagaaaattatttaattttttataatataaaaaaaaaattattaaaaatatataaagatcATATAGCAAGTAgtgaaatattaaaagtgACATGTTTATCAAATgggtttattttatatgatagtaattatatatatttttatgaatgcTCTAATGATAATGTTGATGATGGATTAAactatttattaaaatattatatccattttaattacaataatttattcaACGAATATTCTTTGATTTCATCTTGTGAGCgattcatttattttattggcCAAGATggtcatataaaaaagttaGACATAAAAAGGGATCAAATATGCCTTTCAAATTCGAACGTGAAAAATCCTCATTTAGTGAAATTTTCTAGAGGCCAAAATCTCGAAAAGGGTTTGGAAAAAGGTGGTGAAAAAAATGGCGAAAAAAGTAAAACCAAGATTGAGAGTAtcgaaaataatgatattattGCAAGTGGAAAATATGAGACATTAGGTTCTGAATTGATAAAGGAAAAAGATGACGAAAATTCTGAATATTTAGTTAAATATAGCACAAAAGATGAGGGAAGAAATATAGAAACAGTattgaataatataagCTCAGCGAAAATAAATGACTTTGATGTTTGCATGAAATGCccattaataattttgtgttataatgataatacaataaaaataataaattataaaaaaaaaaagttagtTATTTCAAACtcatttaataatgaaCCATTAAAATTATCTATTCATTGTTCTGGACATTTATTGTTAGTTTCTTTTACTGATAGATTAAgattatttcatatattatataataaattaaaaataaaaaaagaattgtttttaaaaaattgttcaTGTTGTAAATTTTCGAATGGTGGGAACTTGATGGCTGtttcaaaaatatcaacaatatatatttataaaacttatacatataatattttatttgttttaaaatcacatgttaattatattacaGACATAATTTGGAGTCATAATGattttacaatattttcGATAGGAAAGGAtggatatttatttgagtattccttatataataatggaaataaaaatatagaaataatGCATAAGGATAAACAATTTCTTAGCATAGATTTAGAAACAATAGACACATCAGGAAATGTAGGAGATGTAAACAATCgattaaataattacaatGATATGgaacaaattaaatatgatagtgaatataagaataataaaaatttaaagacaaataatgttaaatctatttatttatctTGTAATGATAAAACTATTAAACAATTATGTGATTCAAAAATAGAATGTGTTTTAGAATCTGAATATGAAATTAATaagatattattatataaaaatatttttttaatttgttcatattataATGGTTTTTTTTCTAGAATTCGATTTTATGTTTTACCATTATGTGGTATTTATTTAGAAATTCCATGTCATATTTCTAATTGTGTAAATTTAAAGTTAGATTTTAATAAAGAGTTGTTATTTAGTTGCTCAAAAAATGGAgaagtatatattttttcaattgaACAAATAGAAAACTGTATATTGTTTCCAAGAAATTTAGCatcaataaataatatatcttcTGAAAAAGTTAAACAAATAACTAGTCAAGATAAAAAGAGTTGTGAGGAAAGAGAAATAAACGATCAAAACAAAAacgaaaatgataataaatataatgtaaATACATGCACAAATATTAGTAAGCTAGAAAACACAATAACACTTAACGATAAATTAGAAGTCGGATCAGAAAAAATGAGTATATCGGATTTAgcaaaagataaaaattgtaattataacaacacaaaaattattattatagaagataatgataaaaacttaaataataatgggaaagacaaaaatgaagaatCTCAAGATATAAATAGTGATGATACTTTGGATGGAAATAGAGAAATAAATTACAGTTTTGCAATATACGatttgaataataaaagtaagtatatatttgatgATGTTGAAAAAGAGAGTAACGATATTTTGATAGACTTTTGTTatgtagaaaaaaaaaataatgaattgttagatttagaaaaaaagataaaaaatttaaaaaatcaaatggAACttgaaatgaaaaataaagaatctatttataaaaatatgataaagaaattgaaaaaagaaaaagatttagaattaaaaaacttaatgaaaataaataaaaatataattaaagaaaaagaaaagatggaaaataaatgtaaagaATCATTATTCGAATTAGAagaaaaacatatatattttgtaaatcaACTAAAttcacaattttatttaactaataaaatatgtgaagaaaaatttttaaaaattgaagaggaatttgatttatataaaaaaaataccaCTTTAGAACTTttagaattaaaaaaagaacacgaaataaaaatgaatttactaatacaagaaaaaaacgatgaaatacaaaaaaaagacgAGTGTCTACAAAAAAGCGAAGAgaaatatgaacaaatgaaaaaagaaaaggaTCAATATATCAAAGAAATAGAAGATGATGTAGATGAAGAAATCCTTTTATTAACTAAGAAGTATGAAGAAGAAATTGATAAtctaaaaaaagataagTATGATTTGTTAGGAAAATTTAAGTTGCatgaatatatagaaaacgAACTCAATGAGGGTATCAATCTCGAAAAAGATAaattcttaaaaaaatgtataatgATAAAGCGAATGGAGGAG AACATTGAAAGCCTAAAGCTCGATATAAAGAATCTGAACGATAATATTAAATCCAAGGATACAGAAATTGATGGTAAAAACAAAGAAATTGATAAtttaaagaaaagaaatagagaatttgaaaaacttaaaatagttttatcccaaaaaattaaagacTTGGAATCGACTTTATCGCCAAAAGATTCAGAAATAAAAGTGATGAAGGATAAAATCGATGAAATGTCAAAAtgttttgaaaataatcataaaaaaactattaACTTAcaaatagaaataaatgagcataaaatgaaaataaaatcattaCATGATGatgtattaaattataataaaagaattgGGAActatgaaaaaattttaaaaaatttgcaAGATCATATCAAAGAATGCTATTTGCATTTacatgataaaaaaatatttaattcatcatttttaaatcttTACAATAAATTTCACAAAATTAATGATGTTCAAAACTATGATAcgaaaaatgttttttcaGAGTATATTAGACAAAAGGAgtatttagaaaatatgatacaagtattaaaagataaattGGAAAAAGAAACGGAAGCTTATAgaatagaaaaaattaaaatgatGAATGAAAATTCGTTATTactaaaagaaataaatgatttaaaaatggatttaaactttttaaaatcCGAATTTCATGATGCAAAACTTAAAAACCGAAAAAATcgtttttaa
- a CDS encoding pentatricopeptide repeat domain-containing protein, putative, whose amino-acid sequence MILKHWYYIFFILKTCLCVNLRIKQNNDALFLTPIHNGIVNINTTKNLKTNRKKIISLFNNTKRITPKEKKYNYRAYSNDKNGENNTSNHGPDNRNDDILKKKYSEKEIEQSIIPLNMDWVKVMNLISASNDVNTTTLAFNAALSAVEKKRCLTSIIELFEIMKKKNIKPDLISYKLILTLCDKYHLADYAEILFNEMVESDNIRPNYEIYSIMISCFSKVGDGYKASEFLEKLRNDPFVENIKELNSKYDKEKSNRWDNTFAQVKSKSEDNKINHGEDDSPNYYNTQFKELTEKIKNVENNNKIQYSEYANVIFACNISNLHEHGIKYFEELLNSTKYIPSTFIFENIFDLLGKNGNYEKALDYYNKIKDDPNFKKYINVNILNNILKSLSLSNKINIIENIWNNEYDELLLTQNSVSYQIMLNVYSNIDDYEKSFKLFKEMQMKKMLNKKNILPFVYTINSFKNCGIYNYSIYVLRIAKLIGIVGKNILFLYNNAMIACINAKKYDVIISLYTELIALQEKDTSLIININTLSFVLLAFKELKMKEDFSNLKNLILQKNYKLTPLCSKVINEP is encoded by the coding sequence atgatattaaaaCACTGgtattacatattttttatattaaaaacatgTTTATGTGTTAATTTGAgaataaaacaaaacaatGATGCTCTATTTTTAACCCCAATTCATAATGGtatagtaaatataaatactacaaaaaatttgaaaacaaacagaaaaaaaataatcagTTTATTTAACAATACAAAAAGGATAACCccaaaagaaaagaaatataattatagaGCATATTCAAATGACAAAAATGGCGAGAACAATACTTCTAATCATGGGCCTGATAATCGAAATGAtgacattttaaaaaaaaaatattcagaAAAAGAAATCGAACAAAGTATAATTCCTTTAAATATGGATTGGGTAAAAGTTATGAATCTTATTTCAGCAAGCAATGATGTAAATACCACTACCTTGGCTTTTAATGCAGCATTATCTGCtgtggaaaaaaaaagatgtTTAACTTCAATTATAGAATTGTTtgaaataatgaaaaagaaaaacataaaaCCAGATTTAATATCCTATAAGCTCATTTTAACGTTATGTGATAAGTATCATTTAGCAGATTATGcagaaatattatttaacgAAATGGTAGAATCAGATAATATTAGACcaaattatgaaatatattctaTCATGATAAGTTGTTTTTCAAAAGTTGGGGATGGGTATAAAGCAAGTGAATTTTTAGAAAAGTTACGAAATGATCCATTtgttgaaaatataaaagaattgaattcaaaatatgataaagaaaaatcaAATAGATGGGACAATACATTTGCACAAGTTAAATCGAAAAGTGAAGAcaacaaaataaatcatgGAGAAGATGATTCCcctaattattataatactcaatttaaagaattaactgaaaaaattaaaaatgttgaaaataataataaaatacaatataGTGAATATGCTAATGTTATTTTTGCGTGTAACATATCAAATTTACATGAACatggaataaaatattttgaagaattattaaatagtacaaaatatatacctTCTAcgtttatttttgaaaacaTATTTGATCTATTAggaaaaaatggaaattatgaaaaagcattagattattataataaaataaaagatgatccaaattttaaaaaatatataaatgtaaatattttaaataatattttaaaatcattaagcttaagtaataaaattaatattattgaaaatatatggaataatgaatatgatgaattattattaacacAAAATTCAGTCTCTTATCAAATTATGTTAAATGTCTATAGTAATATTGATGATTATGAAAAATcctttaaattatttaaagaaatgcaaatgaaaaaaatgttaaataaaaaaaatatattaccatttgtatatacaattaattcttttaaaaattgtggtatttataattattctatatatgtattaagAATTGCCAAATTAATAGGAATAgttggaaaaaatatattattcttaTACAACAATGCTATGATTGCTTGCataaatgcaaaaaaatatgacgTTATTATATCTCTTTATACTGAATTAATTGCTTTACAAGAAAAAGACACTTCACTTATCATAAACATCAACACCCTTAGTTTTGTTCTTTTAGCTtttaaagaattaaaaatgaaagaagatttttcaaatttaaaaaatctaattttacaaaaaaattataaattaaccCCACTTTGTTCAAAGGTTATTAATGAACCATAA